Genomic window (Akkermansiaceae bacterium):
AATCTCCAACAGGTCCGAGGCATTGTCAGGCCGGAAATCGAGTTGGAACAAGGTGGCGGGTCTCGCCCCGGACGTATCTCCGAAAACCCTGCTATCCAAAGTCAATGATGTCGCCCCATTCAAGCTCGCCTGGAGTTCCCCCGTGCCACGGAAGCCGGTCGCCCAGATATTCACCCGATAGAACTCGTCCGCCAGAAGCGCTGTCCCGCCGGTCACCGTGAACTTCACCCCCTCCCCGACCGTTGCCAGATTTTCGTCGAGAACATACCCGATCGGCGCGGCACTCCGGCCCGTCCATGAATAGTTGTGAACCGCACTTCCCGCCCCGCGGACATTGCCGGTGGTGGCCGCCGTGATACTGCTGATATAGCCGGGTGCGCCCGCACCCGGACCACCCGGGAGCGTGTTCGTCGCCACCACCGAAGCGACTCCGGTCGCACTGGTGGTGTTCCACGCCGCCCAGTTCAGGACCGATCCCGCATCCAGTTGGGTGTTCGAGGCGTTGGGGGCGTTGGTCACAACCGTGCCCGTCAGGGTTGCGGCGGAAGCTCCCGCGTTCATCAGAATCACGCAAGAACCCCACTTCAGAAATTTCATGTGTATTCCTTAATGGGAACCGCTCCCAGCCTGCAAAGATAAATTTCCCATCCTCCTTCAGATAACGATTGCCCCCCCCCTTCCGATTTTCTCCACTCCGCCCATCATGAGCGCCTCGCTTCTCGACCAATACACGATGCCGAACTACCGCCGCTACGAGTTCTACCCGGAACGCGGCGAAGGCTCGTATCTCTGGGACCGGGACGGCAAGAAGTATCTGGATTTCGCCGGTGGCGTCGCGGTCTGCCCGCTGGGCCACTCCCATCCGGAGGTGGTGAAGGCGATCCAGGACCAGGCCGCGAAGCTGATCCACGTCTCGAACTGGTTCCAGATCCCACAACAGGGGGAGCTGGCGAAAGTGCTGGTGGAGGATGTCCTCGGCATTCCCGGGAAGTGCTTTTTCGGCAACTCCGGCGCGGAGGCGAACGAGGGGCTCATCAAGATCGCCCGGAAATACGGCATCGCGAAACCCGCCGCCGATGGCACACCGCGGCATGAGATCCTGACTTTCACCGGCAGTTTCCACGGCCGGACCTTCGCCACCATGACGGCGACCGCACAGGAGAAGATCCACGGCGGCTTCGGCCCGTTGCTGCCGGGCTTCAGGTATCTTCCGTTCAACGACATCTCCGCCCTGGAAGCCGCCATCACCCCGAACACGGTGGCCATCCTGCTGGAGCCGGTGCAGGGGGAAAGCGGCGTCCACCCGGCCACGCCGGAATTCCTCCGCGCCGCGGCGAAGCTGCGGGACAAGCACGACCTGCTGCTGCTGTTCGATGAAATCCAGTGCGGCCTCGGACGGACCGGTGAGCTGGGTGGATGGCGCTCGATCATCCCGGGGGACGAGATCCTTCCCGACGCCATCAGTTGGGCGAAATCGATCGGCAGCGGCTATGCGCTGGGTTCCTTCTGGGCCCGCAAGCGCCCTGTCGGTGATGGCATGGACCTCTGCGACATCCTCGGACCAGGCAGCCATGGCAGCACCTACGGTGGCTCGCCTCTCGCCTGCGCCACCGCCCTGGCGACTGTGGGAGTGATCTTGCGGGAGAACCTCGCGGCCCAGGCAAAGGCAATCGGTTCCGCCATTTCGGATGAAATCTCCTCGTGGGAGGTTCCGGCCCTCAAAGGCGTCCGCGCCTTCGGCTGCATGATCGGACTACAGCTCGACACCTCCGTGATCGAGGCGAACGATGACTTCAAAACCTCCGGCAAGGCGGCCTCCATCTGGGTCGGCCAGCTTTTGATGGATGCCGGACTGCTGGTGATCCCCGCCGGGCTGGATGTCGTCCGCCTGCTGCCGCCTCTGAACGCCAGTGGCGCAGAGGCGGCTGAAGCACTGGAGATCCTGAAAAGGGTGCTGGCCGCGGTCTGACGCCCAGGGAGCGCGCGGGCCTTTGAATGAACTCCGCGGGACAGGACAGGCCAAAGGGCCATGAGAACCCGGCTTCCGCCAATCGGAACGGACGGATGGATCATTGTGCTTCCACGGGGCTGAAATCAGCAACCCGACAATTTTGCTCGACAACCATCAGGTAAATACATTGAGGATGAAAGGTCGTCAAAACCCCCTCGACTTGTTTCATGAGACCGATTTTTCGCAGAGTGTTCTCTCCGGCCCCGCATCCCTTCGCGGAACTCAGATCCCACGCGGCGTGTCTGCTTGCCCTGCCACTCCTCGCCACCACTGCCCAGGCCGACACATGGTACTGGGACTCGAACGGTGGCGACACTGGCACGCAGCAGGCCACCGGCACATGGAGCACCAGTATCGCAAACTGGTGGACTGGCAGTGCGAACCTGAACTGGGATAATGTGGGCGGGCACATCGCCCACTTCGGTACCAGCGCGGGTGTCGGACCTGCCACCACCACCTCACGGACGGTCACCGTGTCCGGCACCGTGAATGCCTCGGGGCTGATCTTCAACACCAGCGCATCCGGCTTCGGCTACATCCTCACGGGCGGAGAGATCGCCTTGGCGGAGGGATCGATCATCGAGGTCGTGAGAGCAACGAATTCGGACACAAATCGTAGGCACGAAATCCACAGCGCCCTATCCGGGAATAATATCGGCATCATCCGTTCCGCAACTGCTGATGCCGGCAACCTTGCCATGCTCCGTCTCTACGGAAGCAACACCTGGACGGGAAATCTGACGCTCTCATCCGCTTCGACCAACGGACTTTTCGTCGAAGCCATGACCGGAGCGTCGCTCAACAACTTGGGCAACATCACCGTAGGGACGGATGTGTCACTCGTCCTCGCCACATCCGACGAGTTCACCAAGAATTTCTCCATCAACGGTACCGGCGCGGGCGGCCGGGGCGTGATCCGCTTTGATGTGGACGGAGGGAGGATCTCCGGTGGAGTGACGTTGGAAGGGGATGCGAGCATCGGTTCGAACAGCACCTCCAACACGGGAACCATTTCCGGTGTCATCGGTGAGTCAGGTGGCCCCCGGGCGCTTTCCATCACCGGCGGCTCCATCCGTCTTTCCGGACACAACACCTACACGGGCACCACCACCGTCGGCGGCAACGCCACCCTCACCCTTGCCGGCGGTTCCACCGCCGGCAACGTCGTCACCGTCAACAATGGCGGGACACTCAACATCGCGGGAAACCACACCATCGGCACCACCGCCGCCAACGTCACCATCAACTCCAGCGGCAGCAGGGGCACCCTGTCTCTCGCTGACGGAGCGGTGAACACCCTCACCCTCACCGGTGGCACCCTCACCGTTGGCGGTACCGGCACGAATTTCAGCAACCTGAACTTCGATCTCGGCAACCCCGGCGTCTCCGACAAAATCATCACCAACGCCCTCACGGTCAACGCCGGAGGGGCGGTGTTCAATTTCAGCCAGATCGCCGGCACGGAGATCGGCGCGGGCACCTACTCGCTCATCGGCTTCGACACCATGTCAGGTGCCGCCGGTCTCCAGGTCGGTGCCATCCCCAATTCCCCTGCTGGAAAGGTGGCCTCCCTCACCCTTTCCAACACCGCCAGCGAAATCCTGCTCAACGTCGCGCTGGCCAATACCAGTTCCACCGGCAAGGCCTACTGGACGGGGATCGAAAGCTCCCAGTGGAACACCATCAATGGCGGCAGGACCAACTTCGCGGAAAACGCGGACGGCACCGGCTCGACCAACATCCTCCCGGACGCCGCCACCGATGTGTACTTCGCAGCGTCCACCAGCGCCAACCCCACCACCACCCTCAACCAGAATTTCTCCGTCCGCAGCCTCAACTTCACCGCGGACGCCACCAGCGCCCAAACCATCGGCGGGCGCAACCTGCTCACCATCGGCAGCGGCGGACTGACGGTTGACGCCGCTTCAGGCAATCACACGGTCTCCAGCCAGATCGCCCTTGGCGGCAACCAGGCGTGGACCCTGGCAGGCACGTCGGGCCAGACCCTCACCGTATCCGGTGCGATCAGCGGGTCGGGCAATCTCGCCCTGAACGTCAACGGCGCCAGGACGCTGACAATCAGTGGCGGCGTCAACCACGCCGGCACGATCACCAGTTCCGGCTCCGGCACGGGCACCACCACCATCAGCGGTGTCATCGGTACAAACGTCACCCGGGTAATCCAGGAGAGCGTGACCTCGCAGCTCAGGTTGTCAGCCGCGAACACCTTTACCGGTGGGATCTGGATCAAGGCGGGATCGGTTTTCGGAAATTCAAACGCCGCCGCTTTCGGAGCGGGGACCATCACCATCGGAGACGCCGCCACCAATCTCGACGCCACGCTGGTCAGCAACCTGGCGAATACCAACGTGGTGGTAAATCCCATCGTGCTGACATCGGGTGTCACCGCAAAGCTCACCATCAACAGCCCCAACACCGGCTCGCAGAACACCTTCAGCGGCGGCGTGACCGGAACGAACAACCTCCTGCTTTCAACCACGGGCCCTGCTGCCGGAGGGATGCGTTTCATGACAACCGCCGTGAACAACACCGGCACGGTCACCTCGGTCGGCACCGGATCGGGGATCACGACCATCGATATTCTGGGGCCTAATGTGACCGGCATTTCCCAAGCAGGGGCCTCGCCCTTTGTGATCGTCTCCTCCCTGGCTCTCACCGCCACCAACCGCACGCTGGTCTCCACCGGCACCGGAATGTTCAGCTTCACCGGCGGCATCACCGGCGGGCAGAATCTTGTCCTCCAGGCGAACAGCACCGGCGGCATCACCCTTTCGAACACCTCGGGCGGGAGCGTCAACAACACCGGCTCCATCACCAACTCGGGTACCGGAACCGGCGCCACCACCATCAGCGCCGTCATCGGGAACAACGTGACCGGAGTCATCCAGGACAGCGCCACCTCCACATTGACCCTCTCCGGAACGGAGGCCAACACCTACACCGGACTCACCACCGTCAGCACCGGGCTTCTCACATTGAACAAAACCGGCGTGGACGCCGTCGGCGGCAATATCCTCATTAATGGTGGCTTTCTGCGGTTCGGCGCGGACAACCAGATCGTGGACACCGCCGCGGTTACCGTGACTGCGGGAGGGTTCAACACCAGTGCGGCGGGAGCGGTGAACGGCGGACGCACTCTCATTGAGACGGTCGGCTCCCTGACCGTTTCCGGCACCGGGGTGTTCAACCTGAATGGTGGCTCCAACTTCACCGTTGCCGGTGCCGCCTCGTTCACCGGTGGCAATGGGGCGATTTCCTTCATGGCCAGCGGCAGCAGCTTCTCCGCTGGCAGCCTGAGGGTGGAGGACATGTCCCGCACCACCGGCACCGGCACCGCGAATAACGCCGGAAGTGAAAATGGCTTTATCGTCTATGGAAATGTCAGCACGCAGTCCGTGGTGAAAGTCGGCGCGGGAGGGTTGACCCTCGCGGGCACCAATTCCACCAACAACATCGTCCTCCGCGGAGGGAACGCCGGCAGCAAGATCTCGCTGGACGGGGATGTCACCACCACCGGAACCCATGCATCGGCCATCATCCGTGATACCTCCACTTCCGGGACCACCGGGACCGTGGTGGACCTCTCCGCCACGGACGTCGGACCGGTTGTCAGGACATTCAACATCGGCGGTGGGGGGGCGAACCTCACCATCGGGGCGA
Coding sequences:
- a CDS encoding PEP-CTERM sorting domain-containing protein (PEP-CTERM proteins occur, often in large numbers, in the proteomes of bacteria that also encode an exosortase, a predicted intramembrane cysteine proteinase. The presence of a PEP-CTERM domain at a protein's C-terminus predicts cleavage within the sorting domain, followed by covalent anchoring to some some component of the (usually Gram-negative) cell surface. Many PEP-CTERM proteins exhibit an unusual sequence composition that includes large numbers of potential glycosylation sites. Expression of one such protein has been shown restore the ability of a bacterium to form floc, a type of biofilm.), with translation MKFLKWGSCVILMNAGASAATLTGTVVTNAPNASNTQLDAGSVLNWAAWNTTSATGVASVVATNTLPGGPGAGAPGYISSITAATTGNVRGAGSAVHNYSWTGRSAAPIGYVLDENLATVGEGVKFTVTGGTALLADEFYRVNIWATGFRGTGELQASLNGATSLTLDSRVFGDTSGARPATLFQLDFRPDNASDLLEISFILKSLGATSGSAHVGIQAVNVQIIPEPSSLVLSAVFGGLALARRRRR
- a CDS encoding aminotransferase class III-fold pyridoxal phosphate-dependent enzyme: MSASLLDQYTMPNYRRYEFYPERGEGSYLWDRDGKKYLDFAGGVAVCPLGHSHPEVVKAIQDQAAKLIHVSNWFQIPQQGELAKVLVEDVLGIPGKCFFGNSGAEANEGLIKIARKYGIAKPAADGTPRHEILTFTGSFHGRTFATMTATAQEKIHGGFGPLLPGFRYLPFNDISALEAAITPNTVAILLEPVQGESGVHPATPEFLRAAAKLRDKHDLLLLFDEIQCGLGRTGELGGWRSIIPGDEILPDAISWAKSIGSGYALGSFWARKRPVGDGMDLCDILGPGSHGSTYGGSPLACATALATVGVILRENLAAQAKAIGSAISDEISSWEVPALKGVRAFGCMIGLQLDTSVIEANDDFKTSGKAASIWVGQLLMDAGLLVIPAGLDVVRLLPPLNASGAEAAEALEILKRVLAAV
- a CDS encoding autotransporter-associated beta strand repeat-containing protein, producing the protein MRPIFRRVFSPAPHPFAELRSHAACLLALPLLATTAQADTWYWDSNGGDTGTQQATGTWSTSIANWWTGSANLNWDNVGGHIAHFGTSAGVGPATTTSRTVTVSGTVNASGLIFNTSASGFGYILTGGEIALAEGSIIEVVRATNSDTNRRHEIHSALSGNNIGIIRSATADAGNLAMLRLYGSNTWTGNLTLSSASTNGLFVEAMTGASLNNLGNITVGTDVSLVLATSDEFTKNFSINGTGAGGRGVIRFDVDGGRISGGVTLEGDASIGSNSTSNTGTISGVIGESGGPRALSITGGSIRLSGHNTYTGTTTVGGNATLTLAGGSTAGNVVTVNNGGTLNIAGNHTIGTTAANVTINSSGSRGTLSLADGAVNTLTLTGGTLTVGGTGTNFSNLNFDLGNPGVSDKIITNALTVNAGGAVFNFSQIAGTEIGAGTYSLIGFDTMSGAAGLQVGAIPNSPAGKVASLTLSNTASEILLNVALANTSSTGKAYWTGIESSQWNTINGGRTNFAENADGTGSTNILPDAATDVYFAASTSANPTTTLNQNFSVRSLNFTADATSAQTIGGRNLLTIGSGGLTVDAASGNHTVSSQIALGGNQAWTLAGTSGQTLTVSGAISGSGNLALNVNGARTLTISGGVNHAGTITSSGSGTGTTTISGVIGTNVTRVIQESVTSQLRLSAANTFTGGIWIKAGSVFGNSNAAAFGAGTITIGDAATNLDATLVSNLANTNVVVNPIVLTSGVTAKLTINSPNTGSQNTFSGGVTGTNNLLLSTTGPAAGGMRFMTTAVNNTGTVTSVGTGSGITTIDILGPNVTGISQAGASPFVIVSSLALTATNRTLVSTGTGMFSFTGGITGGQNLVLQANSTGGITLSNTSGGSVNNTGSITNSGTGTGATTISAVIGNNVTGVIQDSATSTLTLSGTEANTYTGLTTVSTGLLTLNKTGVDAVGGNILINGGFLRFGADNQIVDTAAVTVTAGGFNTSAAGAVNGGRTLIETVGSLTVSGTGVFNLNGGSNFTVAGAASFTGGNGAISFMASGSSFSAGSLRVEDMSRTTGTGTANNAGSENGFIVYGNVSTQSVVKVGAGGLTLAGTNSTNNIVLRGGNAGSKISLDGDVTTTGTHASAIIRDTSTSGTTGTVVDLSATDVGPVVRTFNIGGGGANLTIGANVSVTNGASSSAGLNKTGAGTLTLNGTNTYTGATTVNGGRLQIGAGGINSSTQISVNSATLELMASNVINNSANLDLNNATFIARGATETLGTLTITGNNQIDLVTAGNAVFFANSSASVWSSTLAILNWSGQSTGGVNGVDNRVVFGSNDQGLLASQVEKISFIDPKINGVSQTGTYGAMILPTGEVVAVIPESSSALLVIFGSAAALGRRRRK